DNA from Desmodus rotundus isolate HL8 chromosome X, HLdesRot8A.1, whole genome shotgun sequence:
CGAAGGGCCACTTGGCCGCGGTCTCCAGCCCTTGGAAATGTTTTCTAGAGCATCCTGATCACACTCCCCCTAAACACCTGGTACACCTGCCTTTGCAGAGCTGACGCAAGCACGAATTTCATATGTCTGAAATGACAGGATGCACTTGGCTCTCGGGGGGCACTTTGTAGAAGAAGGAAAGCAGCCCGCTCAGCAGCAACATGAGCGCGGCCAGCACCGCCACGCCGCAGGTGCCCCCCACGTGCTGTGCCTTCGGCTTGAAGGGCAGGGCGAAGGAGGGCGGGAAGGCGATGCCCGCCGCCCTGACCACGGAGCAGTAGTTGCAGACCACAGCCACAGAGATGCAGGTGCCAGCACTGACCTTCAGGATGCCCGCGGTGAGAAAGAGGTTGTGGGCCTCGTCCGTGCGCAGGCTGCCCACGAAGACGTGCCGCAGCGCCAACACGAG
Protein-coding regions in this window:
- the CLDN34 gene encoding claudin-34; the protein is MSLPVQSARRQVAGFAVGTLGCIFCMMSMGLTEWRVWHVEHAPPSPAGLACIGMWKVCIYRHSRYSGRDIACHLYHYADTYLPLDVRAAQSLLLAASVLGLLGKGLLVLALRHVFVGSLRTDEAHNLFLTAGILKVSAGTCISVAVVCNYCSVVRAAGIAFPPSFALPFKPKAQHVGGTCGVAVLAALMLLLSGLLSFFYKVPPESQVHPVISDI